Below is a genomic region from Lepidochelys kempii isolate rLepKem1 chromosome 5, rLepKem1.hap2, whole genome shotgun sequence.
GTCATACTGTCATGGTTCCCTTTGTTCAGCATTCCACACAAACTTCTGTATCATGATTGTTTCCACTCATTATCTATTCAGTCTCTGCGTTATTACTTCTCGGTACATGATAGAGATGTATATCAGCAGCAGAAAGATGACAAAGAAATCATCTAAAAATCCCAGAATTCCAAAGAGGGCTTCAGGAAGAAAATCCAGAGGTGAAGCCAGATAGAGCAGAGCTCCTAGCAGGCAGAGGACTATTCTGATACGGAACATCCAGAAAAGGCCCCCTACAGTAAACATCTCCCTGAAAGCATGCCGCAGTAAAGTGGGTAAATCCATAATTCTTTCCATAATCTATGAACaaacaaaatagaaataattaatCTTTTGTAGCATCatacaaaatgccaaaataaatACTTcctaaatgggatttttttttttttctttttttttttttaaagcacaacaTTGATATTACCACATTCACCAGTTTTGGAATCCATTAGGTCACAAGACTGAAAGTTTCTAGACCTGGTACTTGAAACCACAGTATAATGAATTAATGTAAGATTTTAACTGCCAAGACACCTATTGGGTAAGAAACACAGGAAAACTAGCATCAAAGGAAAATTAGCATCTTAATTGACACAGAAGACAACTTATGATTCACCATGTAGCAAGAGCAAGCAGTGGAGAAACTATTCTGGATCCATTTCTTACTGATAAGTAGTAACTGATTGAGGATATAACAACGGTAGAGAAGTTTGGAACCAATGATCATAAGTTATATTAGTTCAATACAATAAAGAAAGGGGCTTGAATTCATTATAACGAAGAGAAGATTCACAGAATGCAGCGGTATATATTTAAGAAaaggtaaataaacaaaaacagattttagGAAAGCAAAATGTTAATCGAGTGAGTAGGATGCAATGGAAGAAAGTATGGAAAATCTAAGAATATGGAAGAAATCTGGGGATCCCTATGAGACACCATAATCAAGCTGCAACAGATTACATTTCCTCTGAAAAAGAATAATGCAATATATAAGCTGTGGCTAAATGAGGCTTTTCAGGGGACTGTCCAAGCTttaaaattagaaaacaaaataaacccagCCACGGTGCCTTCTTATCTTTTATTCTGTGGCTTCATCCACATTAATTAGCCATGGTTCAGTGGGAGCCATTTTTTAATTCGAGCACTGTTTCAATAATGACTCCTTTCCCAAAGCAGACAGAGCCACAGAATAGAAGACTaaaaggcagtggttctcaaactttttgtattggtgacccctttcgaacaccaagcctctgagtgcgaccccccttagaaattaaaaacacatttttgatatttaacactatgtgaaatactaaatttaaaccctattgcttaaaatgaatttaccttttctcactgcttttaaattaagactaaaacacatttttatcgAACTAAATATAAgtggaaaagttatttttaattagaattttattttaatacttgaCAGCAATTAATGACCTGAAGCAGCCAAAAAATCAGTGAGATGGATGATGCTGTTTATTCTTGGTGTTGTTTTAGAAAGGGTGCATCTGATGTCGCCCTTCACATTAAGTCGGTTTCGAGATTTCGTCTTTACTGTGAGAAGACTGGAGAATCCACTCTCGCATTCGTAGATAGTAGGAAATGGCAGGACGACTCTCTGGGCCATTTCAGATGCCAGTGGGTATTCACTTGCAACTGAGCACCAGAACTGGTTTGGAGGCAGCTGTGTGAATTTTGCTTTCACGCCATCATCATTGATCATGTCGACAAACTGTTCCTGTGTGTAAATATTGTCAGTAGCAACTGCTCAGCTGCCACACTGAAAGGGTTCTTCACCGGGGAATGAAGTGCTTCTGGTAGCGCTGGGAAGTAGTGTGAGAACTCTTCATGAAGGGCTCTCAAATGTTTACTGATCGCTGACTTGAGAGCGCTATCCATGTTAACTTCTTCCTCCTCGCTGAACAAGGAAGGTGTCGGAAACATGCCGTAACTGTCTGTGTCCAGCTTCCTGCACCACAGATCCAACTTTATCCGGAAGGCTTTGATTTTATTAGTCAGATCTATTGATGTTGAACATTTTCCCTGAATTGACAGATTGAGATCATTAAGGCTACCAAAGATATCAACTAGGTATGCCAAGCAGAGAAGTCATTTCTTGTCACTGAACATTTTGTTCAGCTCTTGTTTCTGTTTTCACAGGAAAAACTGTGCCATCTCTTCGCAAAGTATAAAAACGCGCTTTAATGTGCGTCCCCTAGAAAGCCATCGGACTTGAGTGTGGACAAGCAGAACTTCATATTCACCACCCATTTCATTGCAGAGCTCTCGAAAGAGACGATTATTCAGAGCATGAGCTTTAACGTAGTTCACTGCTTGTATAACATCCACCACAGCATTAAGGCATATTAGCAATGTCTTTGCAGCGAGGACTTGACGATGGATTCCACAATGAGTGACAATCCCATTAGGTGAGACGCACTTTACCTTCTGCCGAAAGCCAGACCGTGCACCCATCCCGGCTGGAGCACCACTGGTACAGATACCACAAAGATTTTTCCATTCAATGCCATTGCTTTCGAAAAAGGAGTTCACCTTATTGAAAATGGCCTGTGCTGTTGTGGTTGTTTCAAGTTGTTCACAGACTAAGAACTCATCCTTAACATCCCCGGCATTAACACACCTTACGGATGCGACCAGTTGTGCACAGTGAGTAACATCAGTGGTTTCATCAAGTTGCAGGCTGAACatactgaaagcagaatttttaatttcatgCACAACTTGTTTTTTGATATCTTCAGACATCTCACATAACCTGCGTTTCACAGTGTCATTAGGCAGGGAGAGGTATTCCGGTTTTCGGCAGTATCCTTGCCAACCATGAGTGCCACAGTCTCCTTGTCTGCTGGCCGAATAAGCGCCTCACCTGCTGCATGCAGTGCTTGAGTAGGGGCAGCTCGTAGTGACACGGTGTAAGAGGCCTCCACAGCGGAAGACATTTGCTGTCGGAAACTTCCATCAGCACCAGGCCGGGCCGCCTTTGTTGCTGCTTCTCTGCGTTTGAAAAAAATCCACGCCTCGATTTTTATGCTCAGGATGTCTAGTTTCAAGATGTTGCTGCCGTTTGCATGGTTTCATTGATTCAGCAGACAAAACTTCACAGCCAATGACACGTTGCGGCTTTTCAATCCCAGAGGTGATGATACTGGGAAAATCCAGTTTAATGGAAGACTCAAGATACTTTTGTTTTTTTGCGGTTTCAGCAGTACAAGTGGCCATTATTTTCAGGAGAAAGTTTGCACTTGTGTGTCTGATTGTTAATTAATAAAGTACTCGTTCAGATGCGAATCAAGCCCTCTAATGTTGTCTCAGTGCCAGGGCCAGCCATAGCAAAAATGGTGCCCTGGGCAAACTTCTATTTGGCGCCCTGTCTTTGGAGGTGGAGCAGCACTGGAggcggagctgggctggaggagcTTGGGGCTCTGAGGATGGCACATGGTGCTGATGGTGGCTCACAACCAAGCACCTGGCTGAAGGCCACACAGCGGGTGGCGGGGTTCGGGGCTGAcaggcagggctgtgtgtggcaGAGCGGGAGGGTTAACAACCTTGTGCCCGGCAGAGCTCCTGGCTGATAACCCTCAGCATGGCTAGGGCTTTGCCTGACAACCCCAGTACaggggtcggggctcacagcatcctggatgccccagctcagggctcacagcccctctcctggTTGGGGTCAGGACTCGCAACCTCACATGGCGGTTGGACTCAGGGATTGCAGCCCTGTGCCTGcctggagctcgcagccctgctcctggccagggttggggtctgggatCACAGCCCCATGGGGGGTCGGAGTCGGGGCTCGCAGCCACGCTTCCCTGTCAGGGTCGGGGCTCGCAGCCAGGGCGCAGGGATCGGGGCTCTCAACTTGTAGCTGCGCACTGGGGTCAGGGCTCGCGACCCCCCACATAACCAGGTTGCAACCCCCCGAGGGGTcgcaacccccagtttgagaaccagtgctaAAAGGAGACATGGACTGAGCTTAAAAAAATACTTTAGACAGTAAGGgtagtcttgtgattaaggcaatTGACTGTGTTCAACATCCACAGGCAGGATgtctaggttcaattcctgggtccgccacagacttcctatgtgaccatgggcaagttgCTGAGGGCCGaacccaaaacccactgaagttaatgggagtctctTAATTTCAATGACCTTTGGACCAGGCTTTCAATCTCTttacctgtaaaatagggataatacttcctttctctcataTTGTCTGTGtcgtctatttagattgtaaactattTGGGGTAGGGTCCCTAGGAAGAAACTGATGAGATATGTGCAGGcagaaccccactgaaatcactggtatCTACCTGGACACATCTcatttgtaggatcagggtctGCGTGTACGAACTGTGCCTAGCAAATGTGACAACAGTAGCTTGCAAGGTGTACATTCTAAAGTTCTTACCACTCTAATTATGACACCCAGTCATACAAATAACACTCAGATAAGTTTGAGAACAAAATAGAGAAGGCACACAACTCATTAGGAAATCAAGGAAGCACAGAACTCAAAATACAGTTACAAAAGAAAGGGAGCTATATCAATACAGAAGAAAGCAAAGCTAAATTCTCCTGATCAATTCTGGGTCTTTATAAACTGGGAgcaaaaagggaaatatttttctttacagaaagaagatatttttcttttccacatATTTCTTTACTTGTTAATTATGAATAATTTAGGCCCTGAATCAGGAAAGCACGTAAGTACACGTTTAACCAGACTTCCTGAATAAAGGATGCTCTTCTGAATCAGGGCTTTAGTAAGTACTATGTTATTACAACAGAAATGCAAGGTTATACAAgtagttaaaaataaatgtttctatGCTTAACCTGCAGAAACTTGTATTTACTAAACAAAACCTGTGTAGTTCCCATGAATTATGAACAGAAAATAAACACCTGGAAGAAAATCACACATTATAAAACAGTGTCAGTCTTTCACTGGTTATtgacccgcccccctcccccaccttacTTACAGATCTGGGCTGTCCTGAGAATCTCCGGTTGTAATCATTGACATCCTGAAGCACTTGTGCTGCATCCTGCTGATCTTCACTGAAGCGTGGTAAAAGCAATGTTACCTGTGCACAACAGCAAGAAGCCACTTCATGCCTGGCACTTCTCATGAATATGAAATTGCAAATTCATAAAAGAAACAGGAATAATTCAGTGCTAAACCTCATACTTTAAGTACAATTCATTACTGTAGACCAACCTTGGTACAACTTTAGATATATGTTGCCTTGCTTCTAAGTATTAACCTAAAAATAACAAGTGTTTAATACTTGCACTGTATTTACTTAGATACAGCTCCCAAGTCTTACAGAATTAACATTTTAAGATACTATAAAAAGGATATAGAAAGCTATTTTCAAGAATATTTACTAAGGACAAAGTACAAGAACCCAGTCTCTGAAGTAGATCaagggtaaagttttcaaaagtgcataaGTGAGTTAGGAACTcaaatcccattttcagaggtgacttaggcacttagatCCTTGGGGGTTTGAATTTTTTATCCCAAAATCAGACAAATGCTTCCGTCATCATTACTGATGATCTTGCATTGAAGCATAAAAGCAGCAAAATTTGAGTTCATTGTATATCCACTTATAGCACAGTGGCTGAGGGCCCTTCGCCATCACTGTTCCTCCAAAGTGCACCAGCCTAGGGGGAGTCCACTGCAACCTCCTCCGTGATCCTGGCTATCATGGTAATGCTCAGAGTGAGTCTCCAGGCCTTAGCCCATTCAGGTTCCCCTCAACTGGAAAGCTGGTGGGTACAATGGGAAGCTTTGAGGATAAGGTGAGTAAATTGGAGAAAAAGTGGGCAGGACAAGAAAAAAGGATAAATCAGGGCTTTTGCAAGAGTAATGAATGGAGAATTCTCCTCCTAAAGAAAAATATAGTTTGGGGAATTAATTCTGCTACAAATATCTAAAACTACACAATATGACATACATACGCATGTGTACATTTTATCTATATACAAAAAACTATTGTAATTTTAAACATATGTGGTGATGATATTCATGTGATACACTTTATCGTAAGGTTCTGCAGTTTATCACATTGTTTGCAATTTTTCATCTTTGAAACCTTACCTTGTACTCTGCCACTAATCCATCAAGCAGTTGCAAacacctgccctgccctcccctccccccccttcttttttttttaaacagcagctTGCCAAAGGACagtttcctctctcttcctctccctcccaaatATGAAATCCCCCTTCCACTGCATAGGCTGAGAACACTCAGTCCCAGATCAATGACAGGCTTAAGATGAAATAGCTCGTCACTTTCCATGGCTAGATATGGATTCTTTAGTCCATTGGAAAGAGGAGTGTACAGGGTGACACTGGCCCTTTGAGCTATAAAAGAGGATGCCTGGGGAAGAAAGAGATATGGTGAGATAGCTCTCTGTAGGCCCACCCTGGAACAAGGGAGGAATTAtcagggagccagtggaggggttAGCCAGTGCCAGGAGGCTGAAAAGCGTGGAGACCTGGGAAGACTAGCCGGCAGACTTTCCTGAGATGAAGGGCCAGAGCCAGGAGACTGATTATGGTTcctgggagaaggctgaaggcaggagagcagcaagaggggTTAGCTGGTTGGTGACCCCAAGTCAGAAGCAGGACTAGAGGGGTCTGAAGGCCAGTGAACAGCAGAAGGAGTTGCCTTTAAGCCAGAGAACCATAGCCaagggccagagagggctgaTGGCAGGGGAGCAGCAGAAGACCTTATCTACTCTCATCTCCAGAGGCGAAGAGCTAGACCCATAGGAAGTGTGAGACGGCCAGCTTTCCAGTCAAGGGGAACCTTAATGGGCTAGGACTTGGAGACTCACTCTGAGCATTACCATTCATTATTCCCAGTGCAGATAATCATTATGATCATCCGACATCTCATCTCATGATGCCCCATGTACCACACCACAGCACTTTCAACCATATCCGGACACTCTGTCCTCTTTTGTCCCTGGAcagccactccagcccttccaGCTGGAGTGCAACCCTGCTCTTCCCAGCGGGAACCCTCACAGCCTGATTGCTGAGAGATGGTCTTTACCAGACCATCCAAAAattgagagattttaaaaaaaggattaggtgtttgtgttttattttttttttttaaatttgctttcttGTTTTTGAGCCTTTGGAGGAAGCACTTGCCACCAAAAATATAAGTGATCATTTCAGGTTCAAAATTCAAGCTTAAATGCATATGCAGAAATGTAGGCCTCCCTGCTGGTTGCTCAGAAAGACACTCTGCTAACCCTTTCCAATCTcttggtgtgtggg
It encodes:
- the RNF170 gene encoding E3 ubiquitin-protein ligase RNF170 isoform X2 is translated as MSCPVCLQQATFPIETNCGHLFCGMCIIAYWRYGSWLGAIRCPICRQTVTLLLPRFSEDQQDAAQVLQDVNDYNRRFSGQPRSIMERIMDLPTLLRHAFREMFTVGGLFWMFRIRIVLCLLGALLYLASPLDFLPEALFGILGFLDDFFVIFLLLIYISIMYREVITQRLNR